One Takifugu rubripes chromosome 2, fTakRub1.2, whole genome shotgun sequence genomic region harbors:
- the LOC105418801 gene encoding TMF-regulated nuclear protein 1-like, translating to MKRLQRNTCGEDTSGDIASAAAIENKDPHPNLHPPGSPTPSPPSPPLIPSAMSPSTSSNALLALASPATRRSISMGDFRRVSGALLARPDPASASATAPSSKLVTPSSSMEFEAARRRLLEVEERQRVIREMERRLEELREVFVRSEQEVVVHGELVSRISGSVQQGETYVAENSQRLKKGLRFKKHRPTIVFSSMLGLRTCLPWPVKLK from the coding sequence ATGAAGCGGCTGCAGAGAAACACCTGCGGTGAGGACACGAGCGGCGACATCGCGTCAGCCGCGGCTATCGAAAACAAGGACCCGCATCCTAACCTCCACCCACCTGGCTCACCTACTCCATCACCGCCGTCCCCTCCTCTGATTCCGTCGGCCATGTCGCCGTCCACGTCCTCCAACGCCCTCCTCGCCCTGGCCTCTCCGGCCACCAGACGCTCCATTTCGATGGGAGACTTCCGCCGAGTGTCGGGGGCTCTGCTGGCGCGTCCCGACcccgcctccgcctccgccaCGGCGCCCTCATCCAAGCTCGTCACTCCCAGCTCCAGCATGGAGTTCGAGGCGGCTCGTCGGCGCCTCCTGGAAGTGGAGGAGCGCCAGCGCGTCATCCGGGAGATGGAGCGCCGGCTGGAGGAGCTCCGGGAGGTGTTCGTGCGCTCCGAGCAGGAGGTGGTGGTTCACGGGGAGCTGGTGTCGCGGATATCCGGCAGTGTCCAGCAGGGGGAAACGTACGTGGCCGAGAACAGCCAGCGGCTGAAGAAAGGCCTGAGGTTCAAAAAGCATCGACCCACCATCGTCTTCTCCTCCATGCTGGGACTCCGCACATGCCTCCCGTGGCCTGTGAAACTCAAATAG